One region of Mucilaginibacter gotjawali genomic DNA includes:
- a CDS encoding DUF983 domain-containing protein, whose protein sequence is MNKQVIPLPAMPAIMHARCPRCRRGEMFTAPMYGLKSQGMNKTCPHCGLTFEREPGYFYVSMLISYAMFVAEMIGLAVAISVLTGGSKNPWLYISVILTIGVVLSPFNFRYSRVILLYWLTPGLHYRPEMSGDNYSSNK, encoded by the coding sequence ATGAATAAACAGGTTATTCCGTTGCCGGCCATGCCGGCTATTATGCACGCCCGTTGCCCCCGGTGCCGGCGGGGAGAAATGTTTACCGCACCCATGTATGGTTTAAAATCGCAGGGGATGAATAAAACTTGCCCGCATTGCGGCTTAACCTTTGAACGGGAGCCCGGCTATTTTTATGTTTCGATGTTAATCAGTTATGCAATGTTCGTTGCCGAGATGATAGGTCTTGCTGTAGCGATAAGTGTTTTAACCGGGGGTAGTAAGAATCCATGGCTATATATCAGCGTTATATTAACCATCGGGGTTGTACTTTCTCCATTTAACTTCAGGTATTCGAGAGTTATATTGCTGTATTGGCTAACGCCAGGCTTACATTATCGCCCGGAGATGAGCGGCGACAATTACTCATCAAATAAATAG
- a CDS encoding AraC family transcriptional regulator → MQSTPVFDICTLSDFKENDILISRFAPYLAQHKNLSAAHRHSFYHLVLFTTGAGTHSIDFERFFVKPYQIYFMVPGQVHSWDFEGFTDGYIINFSAAFFQSFLLNPSYPETFSFFGENVKAAVIDLPDHLHQKVAELFEKIVNEAVHEEDSAPDMIRILMLQLFITIGRITKKGIGRGPSSYNQTLLRNFQKLIGEHYTRIKLPKDYAELLYITPNHLNAVCKDLLGISAGEVIRNRMMLEAKRLLTNPQLNINEIAFMLNFSDNSYFTKFFKKFEGKTPEDFRRGILNHHKHE, encoded by the coding sequence ATGCAAAGCACGCCGGTATTTGATATATGTACCTTGTCTGATTTTAAGGAGAATGATATACTCATCAGCCGTTTTGCACCTTACTTAGCGCAGCATAAAAACCTTAGTGCCGCACATAGGCACTCTTTTTATCACCTTGTGCTTTTTACAACCGGGGCCGGCACCCATTCCATTGATTTTGAGAGGTTTTTTGTAAAACCCTATCAGATCTATTTTATGGTGCCGGGGCAGGTTCATTCGTGGGACTTTGAAGGTTTTACCGATGGGTATATTATCAATTTTTCAGCTGCTTTCTTCCAGTCATTTTTATTAAATCCATCGTATCCCGAAACTTTTTCATTTTTCGGTGAGAATGTTAAAGCCGCCGTTATTGATTTGCCTGATCACCTCCACCAAAAAGTAGCCGAGTTATTTGAAAAAATAGTAAATGAAGCTGTACATGAGGAGGATTCCGCACCCGACATGATCAGGATATTAATGCTGCAGTTGTTTATAACTATTGGCCGCATAACAAAAAAGGGTATCGGCAGGGGGCCTTCATCCTACAATCAAACCCTGCTCCGCAATTTTCAAAAACTGATTGGTGAACATTATACCAGGATAAAATTACCCAAAGACTATGCGGAATTACTTTATATAACCCCTAATCATTTAAATGCAGTATGTAAAGATTTGCTGGGTATATCAGCGGGAGAAGTTATCAGGAACAGGATGATGCTGGAAGCGAAACGATTACTAACAAACCCACAGTTAAATATTAACGAAATTGCCTTTATGCTGAACTTTAGTGATAACTCTTATTTCACAAAGTTTTTTAAAAAATTTGAGGGTAAAACGCCTGAAGATTTCAGGAGAGGAATATTAAATCACCATAAGCATGAATAA